In the genome of Oxalobacter aliiformigenes, one region contains:
- the pyrF gene encoding orotidine-5'-phosphate decarboxylase — MTFIEKLSVAWEKSNSLLCVGLDPDMNRFPEYLRGKPDSIYTFCRGIVDATADLVCAFKPQIAYFHAARAEEQLEAICAYIREQYPDIPLILDAKRGDIGATAQQYAREAFERYNADAVTLSPYMGFDSIEPYLEYQERGAIILARTSNPGGSDLQFLKVSESGKNIPLYQHVAHLVAEKWNVHGQCAMVVGATFPHEIAEVRAIIGNMPLLIPGIGAQGGNVEATVSAGKIADGTGMMINSSRAILYAGIGENENYAAISRRAAMMTRDEINRYR; from the coding sequence GTGACTTTTATCGAAAAATTGTCGGTGGCCTGGGAAAAAAGCAACTCGCTTTTATGTGTCGGGCTTGATCCGGATATGAATCGTTTTCCGGAATATCTCCGTGGCAAACCTGATTCGATTTATACATTCTGCCGGGGAATCGTCGATGCAACGGCTGATCTGGTATGTGCCTTCAAACCGCAAATTGCCTATTTCCATGCGGCCCGTGCGGAAGAGCAGCTGGAAGCGATATGTGCCTATATACGCGAACAATACCCGGATATTCCGCTGATTCTGGATGCCAAACGCGGTGATATCGGTGCGACGGCACAACAGTATGCCCGGGAGGCTTTCGAACGTTACAATGCCGATGCGGTGACGCTGAGCCCATATATGGGGTTTGATTCCATAGAGCCCTATCTGGAGTATCAGGAGCGGGGCGCCATCATTCTTGCCCGTACTTCCAATCCGGGAGGTTCCGATCTCCAGTTCCTTAAAGTCAGCGAATCCGGAAAAAATATTCCCTTGTATCAGCATGTGGCCCATCTGGTCGCTGAAAAATGGAATGTTCATGGGCAGTGCGCTATGGTTGTCGGTGCCACTTTTCCTCATGAAATCGCGGAGGTGAGGGCGATCATCGGAAATATGCCATTGCTGATTCCTGGTATCGGGGCGCAGGGAGGTAATGTGGAGGCAACTGTTTCGGCAGGTAAAATCGCCGATGGGACGGGTATGATGATCAATTCTTCCCGCGCCATTCTTTATGCAGGTATCGGTGAAAACGAGAATTATGCAGCCATATCCAGACGGGCGGCGATGATGACGCGGGATGAAATCAATCGGTATCGCTAA